DNA sequence from the Cohnella herbarum genome:
AGCGTTATTACTTTATTTACGACGTTATTCGTCTGCAAGCCGATCACTCCGAACAATGCTGGGGTTGGCGAAATCGCCGTACCTGGAGAACCGGTTATGCTGGAGTTCATTGAGCTGCGCAGATCTAAAAATGCACCCATATCGTTAACCTCCTTCTTTGTGAAGTTGGTATAGTGTATGTCCAATTCACGCTTGCGCGTGGACAAACTACAGGGGTTACATGTGTATTTTACGACGAAGAGAGTTGGCTCTACCGTCTTGGAATAACGTAAACAGCGCCCGCACCGGCTTAAATCCGGGAGGGGCGCTGTTTGATTGATCATTCCGGCTTACTTGAACATCGTATAGAGCTTTAACAAATGCAGCATATTGTTGGGATCGATTTTCTGGGCGATGATAAAATTAACCAACTGATCCTCTTGCGTCTCCGTTATGGGTTCATTTAAGATCTTGGCAAACGTCTTCACCCATCTACGAACTTTCGTCCGGTCCTGCAAGTCGCTTTTCGTGGCGCCCTCTAGATGACCTTTAATACGCTCTTTTGTCGCAGGGTTTTTCATTTTCACTTTAACTCGTTCCACGAACTCGGCCTTGATGCCGAACTTTTGCCAGCCTGGGCTCAAACGGGGTCACACTCCTTCCGGCAAGCTATTCGGTACATCATATGCCACCGAAAGACGCAAAATGACTGAGCCCGCTTTTCCAACGACAAATCCCTAATCGAGAGGTTCGCCGTTCAGATTGGCATCCCTCGCCAGGTTTTCCCTTAACTCCGCGTAAGTCGGAGAAGACCAGAATTGCTCCATGGCCGTCAGCGCCGCGGCATCGTCCCTCGCTTGCTCCAACACCTCGAAATCATTGACCAGATTCGCCAGTCTAAACTCCGGCATACCGCTTTGTTTCGTCCCGAAAAATTCCCCGGGTCCGCGAATTTCCAAATCTCTGCGCGAGATTTCGAAACCGTCGTCCGTTTCCGTCATCGCCTTCATTCTTTCCTGTCCGTTCTCCGACTTCGGATCGGCGATGAGAATGCAGAACGATTGATGTTCTCCGCGTCCGACCCTGCCTCTTAGCTGATGCAACTGGGACAATCCGAATCGGTCGGCGTCCATTACGATCATCAAAGTCGCGTTAGGAACGTCGACGCCTACCTCGATCACGGTCGTAGACACGAGAACGTTCGTCTTCCCTGCCGCGAAGAGGGCCATCGTCGCTTCCTTCTCCCCAGCCGTCATCCGTCCGTGCAGCAGGCCAATAGACAGCTCGGGGAGAGCTTGAGTTAACTGAATATGCAAGTCTATCGCGTTCTGAACGTCGATTTTCTCCGACTCTTCGATCAAGGGGCAAATAAAGAACGTCTGTCTTCCTTGCTCCGCTTCCTTGCGAATAAAACCGAGAACTCTATCCATCATTTGATGCTTTACCGAATACGTCTTGATCGGTTTGCGTCCTTTCGGACGCTCTCGCAAAGTAGATACATCCAAGTCGCCGAATACGGTTATCGCCAGCGTCCTTGGAATCGGCGTTGCCGTCATCGTCAACACGTCCGGGTTCATCCCTTTGCGCCGCAGAATACTTCGCTGGTTTACGCCGAAGCGATGCTGCTCGTCCGTTACGACTAGGCCAAGGCTCCTGAAAAACACGTCCTCCTGGATAAGCGCATGCGTTCCGACGACAATATCCAGCAATCCCATCTGCAAGGAAGCGATCAGGTCCCGGCGTTTGCGTTCGGTGAGGCTGCCGGTCAGCAAACCGACTTGGATGCCGTACGGTTCGAACATCTTACCCAGCGATCGGACGTGCTGATCCGCCAAAATTTCCGTAGGCACCATGAGCGCGCCTTGATGTCCCGCCCTAACCGTAGCGTAC
Encoded proteins:
- a CDS encoding stage VI sporulation protein F — protein: MSPGWQKFGIKAEFVERVKVKMKNPATKERIKGHLEGATKSDLQDRTKVRRWVKTFAKILNEPITETQEDQLVNFIIAQKIDPNNMLHLLKLYTMFK
- the recG gene encoding ATP-dependent DNA helicase RecG — encoded protein: MSNHLFQIPLTKLQGVGPQKAEEFHALGISTVGDLLEYYPFRYEDYRIRELSEVKDGERITIQGTIASMPSMQRYGGKSRLICRVTVESMLVTAVWFNRAFLKDQLTLGREITLTGKWDQRRRHLTVADSEFPDRSSAKTGTLQPVYSVGGSITQAAIRKLIDRALNQFGSLIPEILPPELLDKHSLIPRREAISGIHRPENTREGTEARRRMVYEELFLFQLKLQAYRATHLKQADGLVQPVNNDEIRSFVGALPFSLTDSQKQVINEILHDMKQPYAMNRLLQGDVGAGKTVVAAVGLYATVRAGHQGALMVPTEILADQHVRSLGKMFEPYGIQVGLLTGSLTERKRRDLIASLQMGLLDIVVGTHALIQEDVFFRSLGLVVTDEQHRFGVNQRSILRRKGMNPDVLTMTATPIPRTLAITVFGDLDVSTLRERPKGRKPIKTYSVKHQMMDRVLGFIRKEAEQGRQTFFICPLIEESEKIDVQNAIDLHIQLTQALPELSIGLLHGRMTAGEKEATMALFAAGKTNVLVSTTVIEVGVDVPNATLMIVMDADRFGLSQLHQLRGRVGRGEHQSFCILIADPKSENGQERMKAMTETDDGFEISRRDLEIRGPGEFFGTKQSGMPEFRLANLVNDFEVLEQARDDAAALTAMEQFWSSPTYAELRENLARDANLNGEPLD